From Borrelia duttonii Ly, the proteins below share one genomic window:
- a CDS encoding Mlp family lipoprotein, whose product MNKLNILFLIIILFLNNCKQSSSNTKNEEDKHKKDLTEEQLKEKQKNQETLLKEKLSDDQKKALEFFKEALNNESTFNEFLKIDISKIKPILDHIHNEITPCANDKAEAKNTFKTTINQYFNNQIDNDKLNKFQDLVKSMCNI is encoded by the coding sequence ATGAATAAACTCAATATATTATTTTTAATAATTATTTTATTTTTAAACAATTGCAAACAATCTAGTTCCAATACAAAAAATGAAGAAGACAAACATAAAAAGGATTTAACTGAAGAACAGTTAAAAGAAAAACAAAAAAATCAAGAAACGCTTTTAAAAGAAAAATTAAGTGACGATCAAAAAAAAGCATTAGAATTTTTCAAAGAAGCTCTAAATAATGAATCTACTTTTAATGAATTTTTAAAAATAGACATATCTAAGATAAAGCCTATCCTTGATCACATACACAATGAAATTACACCATGTGCAAATGATAAGGCTGAAGCAAAAAACACATTCAAAACAACAATAAATCAATATTTCAATAATCAAATTGATAACGATAAATTAAATAAATTTCAAGATCTGGTAAAAAGTATGTGCAACATCTAA
- a CDS encoding DUF603 domain-containing protein has protein sequence MNKVKKSFDDYIVYFNGGKLSDAQISKEMGVNRANVCKMRRRWESRESNNLEEHPKVTISEETLNNVLICASEHNAQSGSIRSQLHMSRNRLGLEFIASFNSYLDLEFKSYNNEIKVLESKIERLREGIDNEDEQDLNNNLCELDEVKRAKELKKMELYYQAMLKLKATDFESQVKFKI, from the coding sequence ATGAATAAAGTAAAGAAATCATTTGATGATTATATTGTGTATTTTAATGGAGGAAAGCTTAGTGATGCACAAATTAGTAAAGAGATGGGTGTAAATCGTGCTAATGTATGTAAAATGAGGCGTAGATGGGAGTCTAGAGAAAGCAATAATTTAGAAGAACATCCAAAAGTAACAATTAGTGAAGAAACTCTAAATAATGTGTTAATTTGTGCATCAGAGCATAATGCACAATCAGGTAGTATTAGAAGCCAGCTTCATATGTCTAGAAATAGATTGGGATTAGAATTTATTGCTTCATTTAATAGTTATTTAGATTTGGAATTTAAATCATACAATAACGAAATAAAGGTATTAGAGAGCAAAATTGAAAGACTGAGAGAAGGAATTGATAATGAAGACGAGCAAGATCTTAATAATAATCTATGTGAACTTGACGAAGTTAAACGAGCAAAAGAACTTAAAAAAATGGAGTTGTATTATCAAGCTATGCTTAAATTAAAAGCAACTGATTTTGAATCACAAGTTAAATTTAAAATTTAA
- the bdr gene encoding Bdr family repetitive protein, with protein sequence MVLNELVKAGINREIADDLSYRYYKNELTTKDLQYLESNFNLKLEILERGLKADIKELDNKIDKVRDELKSDISLVRKDMEVNKMELDTKIDKFSSEVKGTLKLHAWMFGTIITINVGIFLALISMLYALFIK encoded by the coding sequence ATGGTATTAAATGAGCTTGTAAAAGCGGGTATTAATAGAGAGATTGCAGACGATTTATCTTATAGATATTATAAAAATGAGCTTACTACTAAAGATCTTCAATATTTAGAAAGTAATTTTAACCTTAAACTGGAAATATTAGAGCGTGGTTTAAAGGCTGATATTAAAGAACTTGATAACAAAATCGACAAAGTAAGGGACGAATTAAAGTCAGATATTTCTCTTGTAAGAAAAGATATGGAAGTGAACAAAATGGAACTTGATACTAAGATAGATAAATTTTCATCAGAGGTTAAAGGAACATTAAAATTACATGCTTGGATGTTTGGAACCATTATTACCATTAATGTAGGAATATTTCTAGCATTAATATCTATGCTATATGCATTGTTTATAAAGTAG